A single region of the Actinomycetes bacterium genome encodes:
- a CDS encoding amidase produces the protein MTAEPSALPSTATEIAAGVRSGELSAPEVVSASLARIAARDERLGAFQVVRAERAVAEAAAVAARADLATAPLAGVPIAIKDNVSVAGEPLRNGSPLTSDLPQPTDHPVVARLRAAGAVVVGLTKVPELCVFAVTDSPFGITRNPWETTRTPGGSSGGSAAAVAAGMVPVAHGADGMGSIRIPAACCGLVGIKPGSGVVPAHLGPNDWYGMAENGALATTVADAALLLSVMADRPELAVVVEPDRPLRVAVSAKPPITGVTLDVEHLRALIRTVKLLASAGHPFERVDPPYPANPLPVLARWFAGASSDAEGMDRDRLDPAVRFHVGLGDQVRARNLVKDLPRDAFRTELARYFDRFDLLVTPTLAQPPIAAARWGQRAWPRVFAADARFAPYPAPWNYAGYPALSVPAGVHPRTGTPLSVQLVAPDGGEPLLLGVAALLERLAPWRRLAPGY, from the coding sequence CGAGATCGCCGCCGGAGTCCGCAGCGGGGAGCTGTCCGCGCCGGAGGTGGTGTCCGCGTCGCTGGCCCGTATCGCCGCCCGCGACGAGCGGCTGGGCGCCTTCCAGGTGGTGCGGGCCGAGCGGGCCGTGGCCGAGGCGGCGGCGGTGGCCGCCCGCGCCGACCTCGCGACGGCACCGCTGGCCGGCGTCCCGATCGCGATCAAGGACAACGTCTCGGTGGCCGGGGAGCCGTTGCGCAACGGCTCCCCGCTCACCTCGGACCTCCCGCAGCCCACCGACCACCCGGTGGTGGCCCGGCTGCGCGCGGCCGGCGCTGTGGTCGTGGGGCTCACCAAGGTCCCCGAGCTGTGCGTCTTCGCCGTGACGGACTCGCCGTTCGGCATCACCCGCAACCCGTGGGAGACGACCCGCACCCCCGGCGGCTCGTCCGGCGGTTCGGCTGCGGCGGTGGCCGCGGGGATGGTGCCGGTGGCGCACGGAGCCGACGGCATGGGGTCGATCCGGATCCCGGCCGCCTGCTGCGGCCTGGTCGGGATCAAGCCGGGCAGCGGCGTGGTCCCCGCGCACCTGGGCCCGAACGACTGGTACGGCATGGCCGAGAACGGCGCGCTGGCCACCACAGTGGCCGACGCCGCCCTGCTGCTGTCCGTGATGGCCGACCGGCCGGAGCTGGCCGTGGTCGTCGAGCCGGACCGGCCGCTGCGGGTCGCCGTCTCGGCGAAGCCCCCGATCACCGGCGTCACGCTCGACGTCGAGCACCTGCGAGCGCTGATCCGCACGGTCAAGCTGCTCGCCTCGGCCGGCCACCCGTTCGAGCGGGTGGACCCGCCCTACCCGGCGAACCCGCTGCCGGTGCTGGCCCGCTGGTTCGCCGGTGCGTCCTCCGACGCCGAGGGAATGGACCGCGACCGGCTGGACCCCGCGGTGCGCTTCCACGTCGGGCTCGGCGACCAGGTCCGTGCCCGGAACCTGGTCAAGGACCTCCCCCGGGACGCGTTCCGCACCGAGCTGGCCCGGTACTTCGACCGGTTCGACCTGCTGGTGACCCCTACCCTCGCGCAGCCGCCGATCGCGGCGGCCCGGTGGGGGCAACGAGCCTGGCCCCGAGTGTTCGCCGCGGACGCCCGCTTCGCGCCGTACCCGGCGCCGTGGAACTACGCCGGCTACCCGGCCCTCTCGGTGCCGGCCGGGGTGCACCCGCGCACCGGCACGCCGCTGTCCGTTCAGCTGGTCGCCCCGGACGGCGGCGAGCCGCTGCTGCTCGGGGTGGCCGCGCTGCTGGAGCGGCTGGCCCCCTGGCGCCGGCTGGCTCCGGGGTACTGA
- a CDS encoding MFS transporter, which translates to MRTLRNPLGSLPPEVAVLTAVAFSVALGFGIVAPAIPLFARQFGVSNFAAGAVISVFALVRLVSAPIAGRLVNRLGERVVLATGIGIVGVSSLLAGLSHNYPQLLVLRGLGGFGSAMFTVSAFALLLRVVGPDQRGRASGTYQTGFLLGGIAGPAFGGPLTAWSLRAPFFAYAATLLVAGTVATVFLARTALREREAAAHTDHAPTSLATAIRSSAYRAAVVNNFAVGWAVFGVRASLIPLFVVEGLLLGPSWTGAGLVVSAVVQAVVLIPAGRLVDTRGRRPFLQAGAAFTLAAGLTMALAGGAPLFLLGMALYGTGSALLGVSSAAVVGDVIGGRGGTPVAAFQMASDAGAFLGPLVAGILADTASFEVAFLATAGVSALALLSTLVMPETRRVQRPA; encoded by the coding sequence ATGCGCACCCTCCGCAACCCCCTCGGCTCCCTGCCGCCCGAGGTGGCGGTCCTGACCGCGGTCGCCTTCTCGGTGGCCCTCGGCTTCGGGATCGTCGCCCCGGCGATCCCGCTGTTCGCCCGGCAGTTCGGGGTCAGCAACTTCGCCGCCGGTGCGGTGATCTCGGTGTTCGCGCTGGTGCGGCTCGTCTCCGCGCCGATCGCCGGGCGGCTGGTCAACCGGCTCGGCGAACGGGTGGTGCTGGCCACCGGGATCGGGATCGTCGGGGTGTCCAGCCTGCTGGCCGGGCTGTCGCACAACTACCCGCAGCTGCTGGTGCTGCGCGGACTCGGCGGGTTCGGCTCGGCCATGTTCACGGTGTCGGCCTTCGCGCTGCTGCTGCGGGTGGTCGGTCCCGACCAGCGCGGCCGGGCCAGCGGCACCTACCAGACCGGCTTCCTGCTCGGCGGCATCGCCGGCCCCGCCTTCGGCGGCCCGCTGACCGCCTGGTCGCTGCGGGCGCCGTTCTTCGCCTACGCGGCCACCCTGCTCGTGGCTGGAACCGTCGCCACCGTGTTCCTCGCGCGCACCGCGCTGCGCGAGCGCGAGGCGGCCGCCCACACCGACCACGCGCCCACCTCCCTCGCCACGGCGATCCGCAGCTCGGCCTACCGGGCCGCGGTGGTGAACAACTTCGCGGTCGGCTGGGCGGTGTTCGGGGTGCGCGCCTCGCTCATCCCGCTGTTCGTCGTCGAGGGGCTGCTGCTTGGCCCGTCGTGGACCGGCGCCGGCCTCGTCGTCTCTGCGGTCGTGCAGGCGGTGGTGCTCATCCCGGCCGGCCGGCTGGTGGACACCCGCGGCCGGCGCCCGTTCCTGCAGGCCGGGGCCGCATTCACGCTGGCCGCCGGGCTGACCATGGCGCTGGCCGGCGGCGCACCGCTGTTCCTCCTCGGCATGGCGCTGTACGGCACCGGCTCGGCGCTGCTCGGGGTGTCCTCGGCGGCCGTCGTCGGCGACGTCATCGGCGGCCGCGGCGGCACGCCCGTGGCGGCGTTCCAGATGGCCTCGGACGCCGGCGCCTTCCTCGGCCCCCTGGTCGCCGGGATCCTCGCCGACACCGCATCCTTCGAGGTCGCGTTCCTGGCCACGGCCGGCGTCTCCGCGCTGGCGCTGCTCAGCACGCTGGTGATGCCGGAGACCCGCCGCGTGCAGCGGCCGGCCTGA
- a CDS encoding heavy metal-binding domain-containing protein, translating into MTETPGAGWYRDPTELGRLRYWDGARWTEQTRTPPEAATGTPQDAAVGAPLARHSGPAVLVVTTNDAPGYDVVEVYGEIFGMVVRARNAFSNVGASFRTVFGGEAKGGYTQLLSDSRVEAVERLRANAAALGANGVLAMRFESGEIANLMNEVIAYGTAVKLQRRS; encoded by the coding sequence ATGACCGAGACCCCTGGCGCAGGCTGGTACCGGGACCCGACCGAGCTGGGCCGGTTGCGGTACTGGGACGGCGCCCGCTGGACCGAGCAGACCCGGACCCCGCCGGAGGCCGCCACCGGGACGCCGCAGGACGCGGCCGTCGGCGCCCCGCTGGCTCGGCACTCGGGCCCGGCGGTGCTCGTCGTCACCACGAACGACGCGCCCGGGTACGACGTCGTCGAGGTGTACGGCGAGATCTTCGGCATGGTGGTCCGGGCCCGCAACGCCTTCAGCAACGTGGGGGCGTCGTTCCGCACCGTCTTCGGCGGGGAGGCCAAGGGGGGTTACACCCAGCTGCTGTCGGACAGCCGGGTCGAGGCGGTGGAGCGGCTGCGGGCCAACGCCGCTGCGCTCGGGGCGAACGGCGTGCTGGCGATGCGGTTCGAGTCCGGTGAGATCGCCAACCTGATGAACGAGGTGATCGCGTACGGCACCGCGGTGAAGCTGCAGCGCAGGAGCTGA